A section of the Passer domesticus isolate bPasDom1 chromosome 17, bPasDom1.hap1, whole genome shotgun sequence genome encodes:
- the PUS1 gene encoding pseudouridylate synthase 1 homolog isoform X2, producing MAEDVIAAVASQTKRLNSSSEVVQRLEENGHQNKKLKSDADEEDAEDQNKKLPKRKIVLLMAYSGKGYHGMQRNVGSSQFKTIEDDLVSALVQSGCIPENHGQDMKKMSFQRCARTDKGVSAAGQIVSLKVRLIDDILEKINNHLPSHIRILGLKRVTGGFNSKNKCDARTYSYMLPTFAFAHKDQEVQEELYRLDRDTLERVNQLLACYKGTHNFHNFTSQKGPRDPSAKRYIMEMYCGEPFVRESVEFAVIQVKGQSFMMHQIRKMIGLVIAVVKGYAAESIMERSWGEEKVDVPKAPGLGLVLEKVHFEKYNRRFGNDGLHEPLEWTEEEEKIAVFKEQYIYPTIINTEREEKSMANWLKTLPIHDFNSSTVEMQTNNKNSKKSSDLEGSDGCGDDSD from the exons ATGGCTGAGGATGTGATAGCCGCGGTTGCCAGCCAGACAAAGAGACTCAACAGCAGCAGCGAGGTGGTTCAAAGGCTGGAAGAAAACGGGCATCAGAACAAAAAGTTGAAGAGCGATGCGGATGAGGAAGATGCAGAGGATCAGAATAAGAAGTTACCCAAAAGGAAGATTGTGCTGTTGATGGCATATTCAGGGAAAGGCTACCATGGCATGCAA AGAAACGTGGGATCTTCACAGTTCAAGACAATTGAAGATGACCTGGTCTCTGCCCTTGTCCAGTCAGGGTGCATCCCAGAGAACCACGGGCAGGACATGAAGAAGATGTCTTTCCAGCGCTGTGCTCGAACAGATAAG GGTGTGTCTGCAGCTGGACAGATTGTGTCACTGAAGGTCAGGCTAATAGATGACATCTTAGAAAAGATCAATAATCATCTTCCTTCTCACATCAGAATTCTGG GCCTGAAGAGAGTCACTGGGGGATTCAACTCCAAGAACAAATGTGATGCCAGAACCTACTCTTACATGCTGCCCACGTTTGCCTTTGCCCACAAGGACCAAGAAGTGCAGGAGGAGCTTTATCGGCTGGACAGAGACACCCTTGAAAGGGTCAATCAGCTGCTGGCCTGCTACAAAGGGACACACAACTTCCACAACTTCACCTCCCAGAAGGGCCCCAGGGACCCCAGTGCCAAGAGGTACATCATGGAGATGTACTGTGGAGAGCCCTTCGTCAGGGAAAGCGTGGAATTTGCAGTGATCCAAGTGAAGGGTCAGAGTTTCATGATGCACCAGATCAGGAAGATGATTGGGCTGGTGATAGCAGTTGTGAAAGGTTATGCTGCTGAGTCCATCATGGAGCGCagctggggagaggagaaggtTGATGTCCCCAAAGCCCCAGGACTCGGGCTGGTTTTGGAGAAAGTGCACTTTGAAAAATACAACAGGCGTTTTGGGAATGATGGGCTGCATGAGCCACTGGAGtggacagaggaggaggagaaaattgCTGTTTTCAAGGAGCAGTACATCTATCCTACCATTATCAACACAGAAAGGGAGGAGAAATCCATGGCAAACTGGCTAAAAACCCTCCCCATTCATGACTTCAACTCCTCTACTGTTGAGATGCAAACTAACAACAAAAATTCAAAG AAGAGCAGCGACCTCGAGGGCAGCGACGGCTGTGGTGATGATTCTGACTGA
- the PUS1 gene encoding pseudouridylate synthase 1 homolog isoform X1, which translates to MLPWGLRVVSCAFSSPGSAACGGPWRRQRSVLTMAEDVIAAVASQTKRLNSSSEVVQRLEENGHQNKKLKSDADEEDAEDQNKKLPKRKIVLLMAYSGKGYHGMQRNVGSSQFKTIEDDLVSALVQSGCIPENHGQDMKKMSFQRCARTDKGVSAAGQIVSLKVRLIDDILEKINNHLPSHIRILGLKRVTGGFNSKNKCDARTYSYMLPTFAFAHKDQEVQEELYRLDRDTLERVNQLLACYKGTHNFHNFTSQKGPRDPSAKRYIMEMYCGEPFVRESVEFAVIQVKGQSFMMHQIRKMIGLVIAVVKGYAAESIMERSWGEEKVDVPKAPGLGLVLEKVHFEKYNRRFGNDGLHEPLEWTEEEEKIAVFKEQYIYPTIINTEREEKSMANWLKTLPIHDFNSSTVEMQTNNKNSKKSSDLEGSDGCGDDSD; encoded by the exons ATGCTGCCGTGGGGGCTCCGGGTCGTGAGCTGCGCCTTCTCCTCCCCGGGGAGCGCGGCGTGCGGCGGGCCGTGGCGGCGGCAGCGCAGC GTTCTTACAATGGCTGAGGATGTGATAGCCGCGGTTGCCAGCCAGACAAAGAGACTCAACAGCAGCAGCGAGGTGGTTCAAAGGCTGGAAGAAAACGGGCATCAGAACAAAAAGTTGAAGAGCGATGCGGATGAGGAAGATGCAGAGGATCAGAATAAGAAGTTACCCAAAAGGAAGATTGTGCTGTTGATGGCATATTCAGGGAAAGGCTACCATGGCATGCAA AGAAACGTGGGATCTTCACAGTTCAAGACAATTGAAGATGACCTGGTCTCTGCCCTTGTCCAGTCAGGGTGCATCCCAGAGAACCACGGGCAGGACATGAAGAAGATGTCTTTCCAGCGCTGTGCTCGAACAGATAAG GGTGTGTCTGCAGCTGGACAGATTGTGTCACTGAAGGTCAGGCTAATAGATGACATCTTAGAAAAGATCAATAATCATCTTCCTTCTCACATCAGAATTCTGG GCCTGAAGAGAGTCACTGGGGGATTCAACTCCAAGAACAAATGTGATGCCAGAACCTACTCTTACATGCTGCCCACGTTTGCCTTTGCCCACAAGGACCAAGAAGTGCAGGAGGAGCTTTATCGGCTGGACAGAGACACCCTTGAAAGGGTCAATCAGCTGCTGGCCTGCTACAAAGGGACACACAACTTCCACAACTTCACCTCCCAGAAGGGCCCCAGGGACCCCAGTGCCAAGAGGTACATCATGGAGATGTACTGTGGAGAGCCCTTCGTCAGGGAAAGCGTGGAATTTGCAGTGATCCAAGTGAAGGGTCAGAGTTTCATGATGCACCAGATCAGGAAGATGATTGGGCTGGTGATAGCAGTTGTGAAAGGTTATGCTGCTGAGTCCATCATGGAGCGCagctggggagaggagaaggtTGATGTCCCCAAAGCCCCAGGACTCGGGCTGGTTTTGGAGAAAGTGCACTTTGAAAAATACAACAGGCGTTTTGGGAATGATGGGCTGCATGAGCCACTGGAGtggacagaggaggaggagaaaattgCTGTTTTCAAGGAGCAGTACATCTATCCTACCATTATCAACACAGAAAGGGAGGAGAAATCCATGGCAAACTGGCTAAAAACCCTCCCCATTCATGACTTCAACTCCTCTACTGTTGAGATGCAAACTAACAACAAAAATTCAAAG AAGAGCAGCGACCTCGAGGGCAGCGACGGCTGTGGTGATGATTCTGACTGA